A genome region from Sphaerisporangium krabiense includes the following:
- the rplU gene encoding 50S ribosomal protein L21, translating into MYAIVRCGGRQQKVSVGDVLEVDKVAGEVGSTVSLSPVLVVNDGDVTTDAATLGKYEVTAEILGETKGPKIHILKYKNKTGYKKRQGHRQRYTQVKVTAINPGK; encoded by the coding sequence GTGTACGCGATCGTTCGTTGCGGCGGCAGGCAGCAGAAGGTCTCCGTCGGTGACGTCCTCGAGGTGGACAAGGTCGCCGGTGAGGTCGGCTCCACGGTGTCGCTGTCGCCGGTGCTCGTCGTCAACGACGGCGATGTCACCACAGACGCAGCCACGCTTGGCAAGTACGAGGTGACCGCCGAGATCCTCGGCGAGACCAAGGGTCCCAAGATCCACATCCTCAAGTACAAGAACAAGACCGGTTACAAGAAGCGCCAGGGTCACCGCCAGCGGTACACCCAGGTGAAGGTGACCGCCATCAACCCCGGGAAGTAG
- a CDS encoding glutamate-5-semialdehyde dehydrogenase encodes MSEAEDFVKVAHAAREAAAALAPLPRAPKDAALYAVADALVARAKEIVEANALDIEAARQGGTAEAMIDRLRLDERRVEAIAAAVREVADLPDPVGEVVRGSTLPNGLELRQVRVPLGVVGIIYEGRPNVTVDAAALCLKSGNAVLLRGSSSAYRSNSVLVTVMQEALAGTEVPADAVQLVPGTTRESVKHLMRARGLVDVLIPRGGASLINTVVEESTVPVIETGVGNCHVYVDADADLGLAMEILVNAKTQRPSVCNAAETVLVHADVADAFVPAALARLAAEGVTVHGDERVASYGASSGIDVRPATDEDFQKEYLSLDIAAAVVDSLEGAVAHIRRYGSAHTDAIVTRSQRAARRFVARVDSAAVAVNASTRFTDGGEFGFGAEIGISTQKLHARGPMGLPELTSTKWVYTGEGHLRTSAGTVIAVERGE; translated from the coding sequence ATGTCTGAGGCCGAGGACTTCGTGAAGGTCGCCCACGCCGCGAGGGAGGCCGCCGCCGCGCTCGCGCCGCTGCCCCGCGCTCCGAAGGACGCCGCGCTGTACGCCGTCGCCGACGCCCTGGTGGCCCGGGCCAAGGAGATCGTCGAGGCCAACGCGCTCGACATCGAGGCCGCGCGGCAGGGCGGCACCGCCGAGGCCATGATCGACCGGCTGCGCCTGGACGAGCGGCGCGTCGAGGCCATCGCCGCCGCCGTCCGCGAGGTCGCCGACCTGCCCGACCCGGTCGGTGAGGTCGTGCGGGGGAGCACGCTGCCGAACGGTCTCGAGCTGCGGCAGGTCCGCGTGCCGCTCGGCGTGGTCGGCATCATCTACGAGGGCCGGCCCAACGTCACCGTCGACGCCGCCGCGCTGTGCCTCAAGAGCGGCAACGCGGTGCTGCTGCGCGGCTCCTCCAGCGCCTACCGCTCCAACTCGGTGCTGGTCACCGTCATGCAGGAGGCCCTCGCCGGCACCGAGGTGCCCGCCGACGCCGTCCAGCTCGTGCCCGGCACCACCCGCGAGTCGGTCAAGCACCTCATGCGCGCCCGCGGCCTGGTCGACGTGCTCATCCCGCGCGGCGGCGCCTCCCTGATCAACACGGTGGTGGAGGAGTCCACGGTGCCGGTCATCGAGACCGGCGTGGGCAACTGCCACGTCTACGTCGACGCCGACGCCGACCTCGGCCTGGCCATGGAGATCCTGGTCAACGCCAAGACCCAGCGTCCGTCGGTGTGCAACGCGGCCGAGACGGTGCTCGTGCACGCGGACGTCGCCGACGCCTTCGTCCCGGCGGCCCTGGCCCGGCTCGCCGCCGAGGGCGTGACCGTCCACGGCGACGAGCGCGTCGCGTCCTACGGCGCCTCCTCGGGGATCGACGTGCGGCCCGCCACCGACGAGGACTTCCAGAAGGAGTACCTCTCGCTGGACATCGCCGCCGCCGTCGTCGACTCGCTGGAGGGCGCCGTCGCGCACATCCGGCGGTACGGCTCGGCGCACACCGACGCCATCGTCACCCGCTCCCAGCGGGCCGCCCGCCGGTTCGTGGCGCGGGTGGACTCGGCGGCGGTGGCGGTCAACGCCTCCACCCGGTTCACCGACGGCGGCGAGTTCGGGTTCGGCGCCGAGATCGGCATCTCCACGCAGAAGCTGCACGCCCGCGGCCCCATGGGCCTGCCCGAGCTCACCTCGACCAAGTGGGTCTACACGGGCGAGGGCCACCTGCGCACCTCCGCCGGCACGGTCATCGCCGTCGAACGCGGCGAGTGA
- the rpmA gene encoding 50S ribosomal protein L27 encodes MAHKKGASSTRNGRDSNAQRLGVKRFGGQLVNAGEIIIRQRGTHFHPGDNVGRGGDDTLFALVAGHVQFGNKRGRRAVSIVPAAE; translated from the coding sequence ATGGCACACAAGAAGGGCGCCTCGTCCACCCGGAACGGCCGTGACTCCAACGCCCAGCGGCTCGGCGTCAAGCGTTTCGGCGGGCAGCTCGTCAACGCCGGAGAGATCATCATCCGGCAGCGCGGCACCCACTTCCACCCGGGTGACAACGTCGGCCGTGGCGGCGACGACACGCTGTTCGCGCTCGTGGCGGGCCACGTGCAGTTCGGCAACAAGCGCGGTCGCCGCGCTGTGAGCATCGTCCCGGCCGCGGAGTAG
- a CDS encoding TIGR03960 family B12-binding radical SAM protein, translating to MSVESLFPRLEPLLPRVQKPIQYVGGELNSTVKDWDEASVRWALMYPDAYEVGLPNQGVQILYEILNELPGTLAERTYAVWPDLEALMREHGVPQFTVDGHRPVRAFDVLGVSFSTELGYTNLLTALDLAGIPLVAADRGEDDPVVLAGGHAAFNPEPIADFLDAAVLGDGEQICIAISEVVREWKDEGRPGGRDELLLRLASTGGVYVPKFYDVEYHADGRIKRVAPNRSGVPWRVQKHTVMDLDEWPYPKKPLVPLAETVHERFSVEIFRGCTRGCRFCQAGMITRPVRERSITTIGDMVEVGLKESGFNEVGLLSLSSADHSEIADVAKGLADRYEGSDVGLSLPSTRVDAFNIDLANEFSRNGRRSGLTFAPEGGSERMRKVINKMVTEEDLIRTVTAAYGQGWRQVKLYFMCGLPTETDEDVLGIADLAKKVIKAGREATGTRDIRCTVSIGGFVPKPHTPFQWAAQCDHETVDARLRKLRDALRSDKEYGRAIGFRYHDGQPSIVEGLLSRGDRRVGAVVRAVWEDGGRFDGWSEHFSYDRWMSCAERAFAGQPVDVGWYTTREREEVEVLPWDHLDAGLDREWLWQDWQEAVGGAEVEDCRWTPCYDCGVCPTMGTEIQIGPTGRKLLPLTVV from the coding sequence ATGTCTGTCGAGTCGCTGTTTCCCCGTCTGGAACCGCTTCTGCCCAGGGTGCAGAAGCCGATCCAGTACGTAGGGGGTGAGCTGAATTCGACCGTCAAGGACTGGGACGAGGCGAGCGTCCGCTGGGCGCTCATGTACCCCGACGCCTACGAGGTGGGCCTGCCCAACCAGGGCGTCCAGATCCTCTACGAGATCCTCAACGAGCTCCCCGGCACCCTCGCCGAGCGCACCTACGCCGTCTGGCCCGATCTCGAGGCCCTCATGCGCGAGCACGGGGTGCCGCAGTTCACGGTCGACGGCCACCGGCCGGTGCGCGCCTTCGACGTGCTCGGCGTGTCCTTCTCCACCGAGCTCGGCTACACCAACCTGCTGACCGCGCTCGACCTGGCCGGCATCCCGCTGGTCGCCGCCGACCGCGGTGAGGACGATCCGGTCGTCCTGGCGGGCGGGCACGCCGCGTTCAACCCCGAGCCCATCGCCGACTTCCTGGACGCCGCCGTGCTCGGCGACGGCGAGCAGATCTGCATCGCCATCTCCGAGGTCGTCCGCGAGTGGAAGGACGAGGGCCGCCCCGGCGGGCGCGACGAGCTGCTCCTGCGCCTCGCCTCCACCGGCGGCGTCTACGTGCCGAAGTTCTACGACGTCGAGTACCACGCGGACGGCCGCATCAAGCGCGTCGCGCCGAACCGCTCGGGCGTGCCGTGGCGGGTGCAGAAGCACACGGTGATGGATCTCGACGAGTGGCCCTACCCCAAGAAGCCGCTGGTCCCGCTGGCCGAGACGGTCCACGAGCGCTTCAGCGTCGAGATCTTCCGCGGGTGCACGCGCGGCTGCCGGTTCTGCCAGGCCGGCATGATCACCCGCCCGGTGCGCGAGCGGTCGATCACGACGATCGGCGACATGGTCGAGGTCGGGCTGAAGGAGTCCGGCTTCAACGAGGTCGGCCTGCTGTCGCTGTCCAGCGCCGACCACTCCGAGATCGCCGACGTCGCCAAGGGCCTGGCCGACCGCTACGAGGGGAGCGACGTCGGCCTCTCGCTGCCGTCCACCCGCGTCGACGCCTTCAACATCGACCTGGCCAACGAGTTCTCGCGCAACGGCCGCAGGTCCGGCCTGACCTTCGCGCCCGAGGGCGGGTCCGAGCGCATGCGCAAGGTGATCAACAAGATGGTCACCGAGGAAGACCTGATCCGCACCGTCACCGCCGCCTACGGCCAGGGCTGGCGTCAGGTCAAGCTGTACTTCATGTGCGGCCTGCCCACCGAGACCGACGAGGACGTCCTCGGCATCGCCGACCTGGCCAAGAAGGTCATCAAGGCCGGTCGCGAGGCCACCGGCACGCGCGACATCCGCTGCACGGTCTCCATCGGCGGGTTCGTGCCGAAGCCGCACACCCCGTTCCAATGGGCCGCCCAGTGCGACCACGAGACCGTCGACGCCCGGCTGCGCAAGCTCAGGGACGCCCTGCGCTCCGACAAGGAGTACGGCAGGGCCATCGGCTTCCGCTACCACGACGGCCAGCCCTCGATCGTCGAGGGCCTGCTGTCGCGGGGCGACCGGCGGGTCGGCGCGGTCGTGCGGGCCGTCTGGGAGGACGGCGGCCGGTTCGACGGCTGGAGCGAGCACTTCTCCTACGACCGGTGGATGTCCTGCGCCGAGCGGGCGTTCGCCGGGCAGCCCGTGGACGTCGGCTGGTACACCACCCGCGAGCGCGAGGAGGTCGAGGTCCTCCCGTGGGACCACCTGGACGCCGGCCTCGACCGCGAGTGGCTCTGGCAGGACTGGCAGGAGGCCGTCGGCGGCGCCGAGGTCGAGGACTGCCGGTGGACTCCCTGCTACGACTGCGGGGTCTGTCCCACCATGGGCACCGAGATCCAGATCGGCCCGACGGGGAGAAAGCTGCTCCCGCTGACGGTCGTCTGA
- a CDS encoding Rne/Rng family ribonuclease, with the protein MLDNEPIVGALGPDGDTTSHQETKPVRRRRAASRPAGPPPEESEIGAGPTDRSAAETPAAETAQAPAEVTAQDPGQPAGDAPAEAAPVKRTRARTTRKAAEAAEGEAPAAKPARTSRAKAAKDAAEGEDEAAPVKRTRTRTTRKAAEAASAEPQAVAETPAAVAEPAATTGGEEPAEATPARRRRTRKTAETAAPDVLQAPEPGAAPAERSSVQAAARAEVAAAIAESMPVNEPLDDEPVGEDVDDIADAEGAGTGEDQGQRPLFTDPFGLGALAEARAAAPAVTFQAPAAVFQPVFQAPEPRAAVPPVVLPPQQRAEPADEQAEEPEDSAESTQDEDDQDDEQGGRRRRRRRGGRGRGRTREHDEGEDGEDFDEDARPAAAEAAEGSADADAQRRDKDDQEDDDDAGSSSRRRRRRRRRGGDEAEAASDDPPNTVTRIRAPRAGRPTSVDEVQGFRGSTRLEAKKQRRREGREQGRRRPPVITESEFLARRESVERVMVVRRQGGRTQIAVLEDGVLVEHYVDREASQSYVGNVYLGKVQNVLPSMEAAFIDIGKGRNAVLYAGEVNFDTAGLEGQPKRIEAALKSGQSVLVQVTKDPMGHKGARLTSQISLPGRYLVYVPDGSMTGISRKLPDKERTRLKTILKKVMPENAGVIVRTAAEGASEDELDRDVARLSAQWENIQRKAKSASPPELLYSEPDLTIRVVRDVFNEDFSSLVVSGDEAWGTVDEYVHYVAPHLADRLTKWEDGDVFAAYRIDEQIAKAMERKVWLPSGGSLVIDRTEAMTVVDVNTGKFTGQGGNLEETVTKNNLEAAEEIVRQLRLRDIGGIIVVDFIDMVLESNRDLVLRRMLECLARDRTKHQVAEVTSLGLVQMTRKRVGQGLLEAFSTPCECCNGRGLIVSTEPVDGKPEPRGTQGKMAIEKAVAEKLEKAKSDADKILKEGAAGVAVAANGEGGRDSVTGALGGSEDGAVQASARGRRRSRKVTRPAGPAE; encoded by the coding sequence ATGCTCGACAACGAGCCCATCGTCGGGGCCCTCGGCCCCGACGGGGATACAACATCACACCAAGAGACCAAGCCGGTCCGGCGCCGCCGCGCGGCGAGCCGTCCGGCCGGCCCGCCGCCGGAGGAGTCCGAGATCGGCGCCGGTCCGACGGACCGGTCCGCGGCGGAGACGCCCGCCGCGGAGACCGCGCAGGCCCCGGCGGAGGTGACCGCACAGGATCCGGGGCAGCCCGCCGGGGACGCCCCCGCGGAGGCGGCGCCGGTCAAGCGCACCCGGGCCCGCACCACCAGGAAGGCCGCCGAGGCCGCCGAGGGCGAGGCTCCCGCCGCCAAGCCCGCGAGGACGTCCCGGGCCAAGGCCGCCAAGGACGCCGCCGAGGGCGAGGACGAGGCCGCGCCCGTCAAGCGCACCCGCACACGTACCACGAGGAAGGCCGCGGAGGCCGCCTCCGCCGAGCCGCAGGCCGTCGCCGAGACGCCCGCCGCCGTGGCCGAGCCCGCCGCGACCACCGGGGGCGAGGAGCCCGCCGAGGCCACGCCGGCCCGCCGCAGGCGCACCCGCAAGACCGCCGAGACGGCGGCCCCGGACGTCCTCCAGGCCCCCGAGCCCGGTGCGGCGCCGGCGGAACGATCCAGCGTCCAGGCCGCGGCCAGGGCGGAGGTCGCCGCCGCGATCGCCGAGTCGATGCCGGTGAACGAGCCTCTGGACGACGAGCCGGTCGGCGAGGACGTCGACGACATCGCGGACGCCGAAGGGGCCGGGACCGGCGAGGACCAGGGCCAGCGGCCGCTGTTCACCGACCCGTTCGGGCTCGGCGCGCTCGCCGAGGCCCGCGCCGCCGCGCCCGCCGTCACCTTCCAGGCCCCCGCGGCGGTCTTCCAGCCGGTCTTCCAGGCGCCCGAGCCGCGCGCGGCCGTGCCGCCCGTCGTGCTCCCGCCGCAGCAGCGCGCCGAGCCCGCCGACGAGCAGGCCGAGGAGCCGGAGGACTCCGCCGAGAGCACCCAGGACGAGGACGACCAGGACGACGAGCAGGGCGGCCGTCGCCGTCGCCGTCGCCGTGGCGGCCGCGGCCGGGGCAGGACCCGCGAGCACGACGAGGGCGAGGACGGCGAGGACTTCGACGAGGACGCCCGGCCCGCCGCGGCCGAGGCCGCCGAGGGGTCCGCCGACGCCGACGCCCAGCGCCGCGACAAGGACGACCAGGAGGACGACGACGACGCCGGCTCCTCCTCGCGCCGTCGCCGCCGCCGTCGCCGCAGGGGTGGGGACGAGGCCGAGGCGGCCTCCGACGATCCGCCGAACACCGTCACCCGCATCCGCGCCCCGCGCGCCGGCCGCCCCACCTCGGTGGACGAGGTGCAGGGCTTCCGCGGCTCCACCCGCCTTGAGGCCAAGAAGCAGCGCCGCCGCGAGGGCCGCGAGCAGGGCCGCCGCCGCCCGCCGGTGATCACCGAGTCGGAGTTCCTGGCCCGCCGCGAGTCGGTCGAGCGCGTCATGGTCGTGCGCCGCCAGGGCGGGCGCACCCAGATCGCGGTGCTGGAGGACGGCGTGCTCGTCGAGCACTACGTCGACCGCGAGGCGTCGCAGTCCTACGTCGGCAACGTCTACCTGGGCAAGGTCCAGAACGTCCTGCCGTCCATGGAGGCGGCGTTCATCGACATCGGCAAGGGCCGCAACGCCGTGCTGTACGCCGGTGAGGTCAACTTCGACACCGCCGGGCTGGAGGGCCAGCCCAAGCGCATCGAGGCGGCGCTGAAGTCGGGCCAGTCGGTGCTCGTCCAGGTCACCAAGGACCCGATGGGGCACAAGGGCGCCCGCCTGACCAGCCAGATCAGCCTGCCGGGCCGCTACCTCGTGTACGTGCCCGACGGTTCGATGACCGGCATCAGCCGCAAGCTCCCCGACAAGGAGCGCACGCGTCTGAAGACGATCCTGAAGAAGGTCATGCCGGAGAACGCCGGGGTGATCGTCAGGACCGCCGCGGAGGGCGCCTCCGAGGACGAGCTCGACCGGGACGTGGCCCGCCTGTCGGCGCAGTGGGAGAACATCCAGCGCAAGGCCAAGTCGGCCAGCCCGCCCGAGCTGCTGTACTCCGAGCCGGACCTGACGATCCGCGTGGTCCGCGACGTCTTCAACGAGGACTTCTCCTCGCTGGTGGTGTCCGGCGACGAGGCGTGGGGCACGGTGGACGAGTACGTCCACTACGTCGCGCCGCACCTGGCCGACCGGCTCACCAAGTGGGAGGACGGCGACGTGTTCGCCGCCTACCGCATCGACGAGCAGATCGCCAAGGCCATGGAGCGCAAGGTGTGGCTGCCGAGCGGCGGCTCGCTGGTGATCGACCGCACCGAGGCCATGACGGTCGTGGACGTCAACACCGGCAAGTTCACCGGCCAGGGCGGCAACCTGGAGGAGACGGTCACCAAGAACAACCTGGAGGCGGCCGAGGAGATCGTCCGCCAGCTCAGGTTGCGCGACATCGGCGGCATCATCGTCGTCGACTTCATCGACATGGTGCTGGAGAGCAACCGCGACCTGGTGCTCCGGCGCATGCTGGAGTGCCTGGCCCGCGACCGCACCAAGCACCAGGTGGCCGAGGTCACCTCGCTGGGCCTGGTGCAGATGACGCGCAAGCGGGTCGGCCAGGGCCTGCTGGAGGCCTTCTCCACGCCGTGCGAGTGCTGCAACGGGCGCGGGCTGATCGTCTCGACCGAGCCGGTCGACGGCAAGCCCGAGCCACGGGGCACGCAGGGCAAGATGGCGATCGAGAAGGCGGTGGCCGAGAAGCTGGAGAAGGCCAAGTCCGACGCCGACAAGATCCTCAAGGAGGGGGCGGCCGGTGTGGCGGTCGCGGCCAACGGCGAGGGCGGCCGGGACAGCGTGACCGGCGCGCTCGGCGGCTCAGAGGACGGCGCCGTCCAGGCGTCCGCCCGGGGGCGCCGCCGCTCGCGGAAGGTCACCAGGCCTGCCGGGCCGGCCGAATAG
- the proB gene encoding glutamate 5-kinase encodes MIDVDRVDALVDVLAVRARTGTQIILVSSGAIAAGLGPLGLSARPRDLATQQAAASVGQGVLVARYTSSFARYGLRVGQVLLTADDMMRRSHHRNAQRTLARLLELGIVPVVNENDTVATDEIRFGDNDRLAALVAHLLHADALVLLSDVDALYDGDPRQPGSRRIPLVRGPEDLEGVELGRSGRVGTGGMITKVEAARIATGAGVPVVLTAAAHAAQALAGADVGTCFQPDGRHPGTRLLWLAHATTGRGRLHLDAGAVAAVVGRRMSLLPAGVTLVEGDFAAGDPVDLYSPHGTPVARGLVNFDAAEIPDLLGRSTRELAASLGPEYERELIHRDDIVILDPVTESRSARHV; translated from the coding sequence ATGATCGACGTGGACCGCGTGGACGCCCTCGTCGACGTCCTCGCCGTCCGGGCCCGCACCGGCACGCAGATCATCCTGGTGTCCTCCGGCGCGATCGCGGCCGGGCTCGGCCCGCTCGGCCTGAGCGCCCGCCCGCGCGACCTGGCGACCCAGCAGGCCGCCGCGTCGGTCGGGCAGGGGGTGCTGGTCGCCCGCTACACCTCCTCCTTCGCCCGCTACGGCCTGCGCGTGGGCCAGGTGCTGCTCACCGCCGACGACATGATGCGCCGCTCCCACCACCGCAACGCCCAGCGCACGCTGGCGCGGCTGCTGGAGCTCGGCATCGTCCCGGTGGTCAACGAGAACGACACCGTCGCCACCGACGAGATCCGCTTCGGCGACAACGACCGCCTGGCCGCGCTCGTCGCCCACCTGCTGCACGCCGACGCGCTCGTGCTGCTGTCGGACGTGGACGCCCTGTACGACGGCGACCCGCGCCAGCCGGGGTCGCGTCGTATCCCCCTGGTCCGCGGGCCCGAGGACCTCGAAGGCGTGGAGCTCGGCAGGTCGGGCCGCGTCGGCACCGGCGGCATGATCACCAAGGTGGAGGCGGCCCGCATCGCCACCGGCGCGGGCGTCCCGGTCGTGCTCACGGCCGCCGCCCACGCCGCCCAGGCCCTGGCCGGGGCGGACGTCGGCACCTGCTTCCAGCCGGACGGCCGCCACCCCGGCACCCGCCTGCTCTGGCTCGCCCACGCCACCACCGGCCGGGGCCGCCTGCACCTGGACGCCGGGGCCGTGGCGGCCGTGGTGGGCCGGCGCATGTCCCTGCTGCCCGCCGGGGTGACGCTCGTGGAGGGCGACTTCGCCGCCGGCGACCCCGTCGACCTGTACAGCCCGCACGGCACGCCGGTGGCCAGGGGGCTGGTCAACTTCGACGCCGCGGAGATCCCCGACCTGCTCGGCCGCTCGACCCGCGAGCTGGCCGCGAGCCTGGGCCCGGAGTACGAGCGCGAGCTGATCCACCGCGACGACATCGTCATACTGGACCCCGTCACCGAGAGCAGGAGCGCGAGGCATGTCTGA
- the obgE gene encoding GTPase ObgE, protein MAEFVDQVVLHIKAGDGGNGCASVHREKFKPLGGPDGGNGGRGGDVTLEVDPNTSTLLDYHHRPHRKAGNGKQGMGSNRDGATGEDVVLKVPNGTVVKNATTGEVLIDLVGAGTRYVVAQGGFGGLGNAALASTKRKAPGFALLGEPGDELDVVLELKTVADVALVGYPNAGKSSLIAALSAARPKIADYPFTTLVPNLGVVTAGETVFTVADVPGLIPGASQGRGLGHEFLRHVERCSTIVHVLDCATLEPGRDPLSDFEVIEGELAAYGELHDRPRLAVLNKADVPEARELAEMVRPMLEERGLRVFTISAATHEGLRELSFAMAEMVAAARAAKPIEEPTRLVIRPRQYGDVQFEIRRIDEHTFQVTGEKPERWIRQTDFSNDEAVGYLADRLERLGIEKALGEAGATDGAEVVIGPMEGGYVFDWHPTLDAAAVPGPRGTDNRIG, encoded by the coding sequence GTGGCGGAGTTCGTCGACCAAGTGGTCCTGCACATCAAGGCCGGTGACGGGGGCAACGGCTGCGCGTCCGTCCACCGGGAGAAGTTCAAGCCGCTCGGCGGCCCCGACGGGGGCAACGGCGGGCGCGGGGGCGATGTGACCCTCGAGGTGGACCCGAACACCTCCACGCTGCTCGACTACCATCACCGTCCGCACCGCAAGGCCGGCAACGGCAAGCAGGGCATGGGCTCCAACCGCGACGGCGCCACGGGCGAGGACGTCGTGCTCAAGGTCCCGAACGGCACGGTCGTCAAGAACGCCACGACGGGCGAGGTGCTGATCGACCTGGTCGGCGCGGGCACCCGCTACGTCGTCGCCCAGGGCGGCTTCGGCGGCCTCGGCAACGCCGCGCTGGCGTCCACCAAGCGCAAGGCGCCGGGGTTCGCGCTGCTCGGCGAGCCCGGCGACGAGCTGGACGTGGTGCTGGAGCTGAAGACCGTCGCCGACGTGGCGCTGGTCGGGTACCCGAACGCCGGGAAGTCCTCGCTGATCGCGGCGCTGAGCGCCGCCCGGCCCAAGATCGCCGACTATCCGTTCACGACGCTGGTGCCGAACCTCGGCGTCGTCACGGCGGGCGAGACCGTGTTCACCGTCGCCGACGTGCCGGGGCTGATCCCGGGCGCCTCGCAGGGCCGCGGCCTCGGGCACGAGTTCCTGCGCCACGTCGAGCGGTGCTCGACGATCGTCCACGTCCTGGACTGCGCCACCCTGGAGCCCGGCCGGGACCCGCTGAGCGACTTCGAGGTCATCGAGGGCGAGCTGGCCGCCTACGGCGAGCTGCACGACCGCCCGCGCCTGGCCGTGCTGAACAAGGCGGACGTGCCCGAGGCCCGCGAGCTGGCCGAGATGGTGCGCCCCATGCTGGAGGAGCGCGGGCTGCGCGTCTTCACGATCTCCGCGGCCACCCACGAGGGCCTGCGCGAGCTGTCGTTCGCCATGGCCGAGATGGTGGCGGCGGCGCGGGCGGCCAAGCCGATCGAGGAGCCCACGCGGCTGGTCATCCGGCCCCGGCAGTACGGCGACGTCCAGTTCGAGATCCGGCGGATCGACGAGCACACCTTCCAGGTCACCGGCGAGAAGCCCGAGCGGTGGATCCGCCAGACCGACTTCTCCAACGACGAGGCGGTCGGCTATCTGGCCGACCGGCTGGAGCGGCTCGGCATCGAGAAGGCGCTCGGCGAGGCCGGGGCCACCGACGGCGCGGAGGTCGTGATCGGCCCGATGGAGGGCGGCTACGTCTTCGACTGGCATCCCACCCTCGACGCGGCGGCCGTCCCCGGGCCACGGGGCACCGACAACCGCATCGGCTGA
- a CDS encoding TIGR03936 family radical SAM-associated protein codes for MRYAKRGRLRFTSHRDVTRAIERAVRRAGIPVGFSAGFTPHPKISYAGAAPTGVASEAEYLEIGVVTTCAPDRLRGELDASLPPGLDVLDVVESAGGSLAERLQGSIWEARLPGTEAAEAAEAAARFMAADRVEVERLTKKGPRRFDAREAVVSLTAEDAAAQAARQGTGETADREPGPPCAILRMVVRHVTPAVRPDDVLTGLRLVAAFAPPSPPLVTRLAQGPLEARTGAMADPLDPDRDARGGEPGPAVRHVEDHR; via the coding sequence GTGCGTTACGCCAAGCGTGGCCGCCTGCGGTTCACCAGCCACCGAGACGTCACGCGCGCCATCGAGCGCGCGGTGCGCAGGGCCGGCATCCCCGTCGGCTTCAGCGCGGGATTCACCCCCCATCCGAAGATCTCATACGCCGGCGCAGCCCCCACCGGGGTGGCCAGCGAAGCCGAATATCTGGAGATCGGCGTCGTCACGACCTGCGCGCCGGACCGGTTGCGCGGCGAGCTCGACGCCTCACTGCCGCCCGGCCTTGACGTGCTGGACGTCGTGGAGTCGGCCGGCGGAAGCCTGGCCGAGCGGCTGCAGGGTTCGATCTGGGAGGCCCGCCTTCCCGGGACCGAGGCGGCCGAGGCCGCCGAGGCCGCCGCGCGGTTCATGGCGGCGGACCGCGTCGAGGTCGAACGCCTGACCAAGAAGGGCCCGCGCCGTTTCGACGCGCGCGAGGCGGTCGTCTCGCTGACGGCCGAGGACGCCGCGGCTCAGGCGGCTCGCCAGGGAACGGGTGAAACGGCGGACCGGGAGCCCGGCCCGCCATGTGCGATACTTCGTATGGTTGTTCGGCACGTTACGCCCGCCGTTCGACCCGACGACGTGCTCACGGGGCTGCGTCTCGTGGCCGCCTTCGCGCCGCCGTCACCACCACTGGTGACCAGGCTGGCGCAGGGTCCGCTGGAGGCGCGCACCGGTGCAATGGCCGACCCGCTCGACCCGGACCGCGACGCTCGCGGCGGCGAGCCGGGACCGGCCGTGCGGCATGTCGAAGACCACCGATAG